TTGGCTTTATTGATGCTGCTTGCTTCTCTTCGCCGAGTATCACTTCAACAATGTTTGAATTCTTCAACTCGCTGTTACACTCCACTCTACATGAAAGAGATCAAGCGTTTTGCTTCACAGACTGGCCTCCTTCCTAAGCTGTCAACAGATGCTATTAATACCATGAAAGATCttggaattactaaaatacatCGAGGCTGTCGTAGTGGTATTAAAGTCAAACTTCGGCgaatgaaaaaccaaaatttgcatattcctGTGCGAATCACTCAACTGGAAAGAAAAACCATCAAGCGTATACCTAGTCATTCAACCATTAACCGGGATAATCTACTCGTAATCGACCGTCCCGTATCATTACCAGTATCTGCCAACGCAAAGATCAAGTTCGGCTTATGGAATGCACAATCAATAAACAAGAAATCAGCATTGGTTACGGACATTATTCTATCCAACCGCCTAGACATGTTTGCCATCACTGAAACGTGGATTAAAGCTAATGAAAACAACTCATCAGTTACACAAATTCTTCATGCCCTTAATGATTTCTCTGTGATCCAAATCCCAAGAACTACATCTAAAGGTGGTGGATTAGCTTTGTTCTATAGAAAAGCATTTACAATAACAGCAATGCCTGGACCAAGTTTTCAATCATTTGAACATATCGATCTTTCAATTACCTATGAGAAATTGAACTTCCAAATGGTATTAATTTATAGGCCACCTCCATCAACCAAGAACAAACTCACGATACCGATGTTCTTTGATGATTTCCACAAACTTTTGGATACATTGGATGATTACTACCAACGTCCTGTGATTCCTGCTGGTGATTTTAATCTCCATCTTGACAATCCTCAAGATTCTAATGTCTCTAGATTCCTTGATATACTGGACTCTGCTAACTTGCTACAACATATTACTACTCCCACTCATAAACGTGGCCACACCTTGGATCTTCTGATATCTCGTGCTGAAGAAAACCTCGTTCACGATATTAAAGTTCTTCCCGATATCTATTCCGACCACCGTGTAATTACATCTACACTGAATTATTCAAAGCCTCCGATAACAGACGTCCTTGTAACCTACAGGGCAGTGAAGAATATAGACTACAACAAACTTCAATCCGATATTGCTGAACTATTCCCAAATCCTGACGCATTTGATGGATTACGCCTTGAAACACTCGTTACTACATATCATGAATCCCTCAGCTCCATGTATGACAAGTATGCTCCTATCATTACAAGATCTATCAAGTACCGTCCACATGCTCCTTGGTTTACTAATGAACTTCGCAATGAGAAGCGTGAGAAACGTCGCCTTGAACGTAGGTTCAGGAAATCTGGCCTCACTGTTCACAAATTAATGTTTGAAGCCAAATGTGCTGATTATAATAACCTACTGGAATAGTCTAAGACCAAATACTATACTTCCAAGATCGACCAATCTGATCGTAATCAGCTATTCAGACTTATTGACGGTCTATTCTATTCAAGGAATACTGCATTGCCGACCTACTCTTTACTTGATCAACTTGTTGAAGAATTTAATGAGTACTTTATTTACCGCATCAATGATATCAGGGCCAAACTTATTCCTAATGATACGCTGCCGTCGTTCATTGATCGATCACCTTCATCAGATCTCAAATTTACATGTTTTATTCCTCCATCAGATACGCAAATGCGAGAAATACTACCAGCGCTGACTAACAAGACCAGTGTTCTGGATCCAATGCCTACCCATATAATAAAGGAGTATTCATCCACCTTGTTACCTGTTCTGAAGAACATTGTCACGATCTCTCTTGCTGAAGGCCTTTTCCCAGAGTCACTGAAAACATCTATAATACGACCGAAATTGAAAAAGCCTGACCTGGACAAAGAAACATTAAAGAACTACAGACCTTTGGCGAACATCTCCTTCCTGAGTAAAGTCATCGAGAAAGCTGTCGCTATTCAAACTTACAGTTATCTAAATACTCATGACCTACTTCCTAACTTCCAATCAGCATACCGTCAATACCACTCAACTGAAACTGCTCTTATCCGCGTTACAAATGACATCCTTGTAACCGTTGACTCCAATGTAGATGTCGTTTTACTACTATTGGATTTATCAGCTGCCTTTGACACTTTGGATCACTCCATATTGTTACGCCGCTTAGAAACTTATTTTGGTTTTACTGGATCTGTTTTGGAATGGTTTTCCTCATACTTGCGTGGTAGATCACAATCAGTTATGATTGGATCAACGACTTCCACTTCAAAATCTCTTGAATTTGGCGTCTCTCAAGGTTCGATTTTAGGACCTCTGCTGTTTATACTCTACATTGTCCCTCTGCAAGATGTCATAGCTACCTATAATCTTAGCTACAtgttctatgctgatgataacCAACTTTACATAGCAGTCAATCCCAAGGAAACACCGCAAGTCTCACTTGACAAGCTACGAGAGTGTACCCAAGCCATTCTTCATTGGAATACCCAAAACATGTTGTCAACAAATCCAGGAAAAACAGAGGTGATTCACTTCACATCACGGTTTCAGAAACAACCTATTGCTCTTGACATGTTCAAATTTGCTAATACTGATGTAACTGTTTCTGACAAAGTCCGAAACCTTGGCGTCATCATGGACAAAAATCTGTCATTTACTAATCACATTAATGATATGTGCAAGAAAGCTACACTGGCAATTCGTTCTATCGGCCGAATACGCAAATATCTTCCCAATGATGGAATTAAGCGTTTGGTCAATGCTCTGGTCATGTCTCGACTTGATTACTCAAACAGTCTACTCTACGGCCTCCCAAAGTACCAGATAGATAAACTTCAGAGACTGCAAAACACCGCAGCACGATTAGTGGCTGGTACAAGACGATCAGATCATATTAAGCCCGTCCTGAAAGACCTACACTGGCTGCCAATTCAGTCTAGAATAATTTTCAAGATTCTACTGATGTCCTACAAAATCATTCATGGACTTGCACCGAAGTATCTGACATCCCTCATCCAAATACATCAACAATCACGCAAGCTCCGTTCTTCCAACCGCTGTCTATTGGCTGTACCTTTTTCACGACCTAGAACGACTATGTATGGTGATCGGAGCTTTATACACGCAGCCCCTAAATTATGGAACAATATCCCTGAAGAGATCAAACAAGCAGAAACAATATCTATTTTCAAAACCAGACTGaagtcttttcttttcaaaaactattttttgcCTTAGAcgtcattattttattcataacatttgattttattgttaacGCATAGAGTTTTGATATGCGTTTCTAAGAaccttatattattattattattattattattattaaattaaagaAACTGCAATGAACGTAACCATGCATATACCTTTAATAGCTGCCAAATCCTCGGATCCAAGGGAGCTTTTCCAAGCACTCCTTTGATGTTTGAGATGCGCTGAACCTCCTTTGGAACAAGATTGTCCAAGAGGTTCAGAGCTAATGCGGAGGCTGAAGAAGAGTGTTTAACATTATTTTCAAAGCACTCTCGGTCTGTTTTAATATTGTACTTGGGATCTCCAATTATCACTGTGAAAAGATAAAGAGCATAATATTAAACAGGTGAAAAACTTTacttgttcatttcagtctACTTAAGAATACTTAACTGATAACATGCATATACAGTATACCTTATAACAAGGACAAAAGAGTAACTGTGTTACGTGGGTAAACAAAATGACTCTCTGGTCCATGTTTCTTGTCCTCTCTAAACCATGTTCCCTACCTTAAAAAGATGACAACCAGACTCCCAAAACAGGTGAAAAGCAAGCATGACAGAAATTTTGCCTGGTGatgttggtttttttattgGTTGATATATACACTCACCCAAGTCATTAATTTCCTCTGGTGAGGACCCATTACTGATCTCTTCCGGCAAGATTTCTGCAGTCTGTTCAGCATTTGGCGAGCTACTTTCTGTCACATTGACATCATCACCATCAAAACTGTAGTTACCGGTATCAAGTTTTGAACAGGAACTTGCAGGTGATTCATTGGTCTTTGAGTTAGCCTTTGGAGTGGAGCAAATGGTTGGATCCAAACAACTCTTTTTCAAAAGACAAGGGGAGCCTGGTCTGTTGTTTTCTGTGTTATCAGACTTGCCAAGGAAGACTTGCACAGGGAGAGAATGATCCTATGTTGTAGAAATACAAATTGATGATTACGTCAAAAGTgttggaaaatgaaaataatctgagtattttaaaattggtcatggcCTCCTGAACACCATAGGGAGGCACCCAATCCATGCAGTAAGCTACATTGTCAAAGTGCCCTGAAGCAGCTTATTTAATTAAGGTAAAAAAGGCTGTACTCACAGGCCACCTTGAAAATGTAGCTTGGTGGATAGGGTGCCTGCCTGGTGTTCAGAAGGTTATGATTCCCATCCAGGGCTCAGGTTTATTCCTCATTTCACAATTTTGACATGTTGATCCTTActatatttttcacatttcatTTCTGAGCTGAAAATTCGCAATGTTTACACAATTGTCATCATACAAGAATAGCATTATTATATAAGTTGGTTGTTCATGTGACCATCGTTTTACCTGTAAATAAAAGCCCATTGAGTGATGAATGTAATCCACATAAATGCATAGTTGTACTTACCTTTGGTTTCTCAATTTTTCTAAGAATCCTCTCCAAGTTTTGCTGATTTGCATGAACTTTTTTTTCGATGCCGTCCAAATGCGAAATGATTTGCTTCATGAAATCATACAGCATATCCTGTAGATGTAAGAGAATACGTTACCTAATTGCCCTAAAATACTCCAGTGAAAACTTGGAGCTCTACAAAGTACAgtaaaaaactaaataaaaatattaaaaatgtcCGGTATCTTGTTCAAAATATAAAAGACAAGATAAATGGTTAAAATGGctatggcaacaaaagaagatTTCCtgatttctgattggctgatattTTTACACGTGAAAAAATAAGGATTTTCTCAGTGGCATGCGGaaatcctgataaaacactggtgtttatataacaaaaaacaataattgaaCTCAGTTATCGCAAAATGtcatgatttgtcagtgtctcgcaggtcaattacatgtaattgcctcagccttcggcttcggcaaataattcaTATGCTCGCCAcagacaaatcacgatattttgctcaaccttgtccaataattgttatatCACCAAACTTCACAATTTTTTACAAGTGCTGGATATAAAAGATATCTTTACCGTTGCTAATTCATCAGAAATTTCCAGCAATTCCTTGCTTTGACTGAGGTTATCTTCTTGTCTGGTCTTTTCTTCCATAGCCTTTTCTTTATTGGCCAAACGTTTGGCTGCCTTTGCCTTAGAAAATATATCaagaa
The Montipora capricornis isolate CH-2021 chromosome 10, ASM3666992v2, whole genome shotgun sequence genome window above contains:
- the LOC138020841 gene encoding uncharacterized protein; this translates as MQRSQRKRCAPSWLKEKPYLKVRFTQDGITSKVTESCKLKLEEKGCLLTGSLSNYSFGIGQKVWKTVNKKEKTYFEEEIIEMWDDATIAEENLPISNEEDGIAEDVPSDDKEEVTPSPEKRSKRVKKTAKRRLEKQANDKDEEAKAAKRLANKEKAMEEKTRQEDNLSQSKELLEISDELATDMLYDFMKQIISHLDGIEKKVHANQQNLERILRKIEKPKDHSLPVQVFLGKSDNTENNRPGSPCLLKKSCLDPTICSTPKANSKTNESPASSCSKLDTGNYSFDGDDVNVTESSSPNAEQTAEILPEEISNGSSPEEINDLVIIGDPKYNIKTDRECFENNVKHSSSASALALNLLDNLVPKEVQRISNIKGVLGKAPLDPRIWQLLKVYAWLRSLQFL